The genomic stretch TGTCAATGGGAATAAGTTTTGCGATTTGTTTGCCGTTCCTCGATATTATTACTTCCTCCTGCCGATTGACTATTTCTAAATATTTCCCAACTTTATTTTTAAATTCCGTCGCATTGACTATCATATCTATCCCTCCTTTAGCTAATATTATTATATCCGAAATTAGCTAAATTATCAATGAAACTGTGGATAATTTGTCTGTTTGGAGAACAAATAGATGTGCGCAAACTTTTATGATGAACTGAAGGGATATATGAAATAATAACTGAAGCCGGCAGATCGCAATTTGACTTTTCTCATTTTCTTGGTTATAGTAAAATCAAAGAAATATGTATAATAATTATGTTTAGAACATATACTGTGAGGAGGTATAAAAATGGTTAGTGTAACAGTTAGGAGCAATTCTATGGAGCGCAAGATTATAAGAATTTCTGACAAACGACAGATTACTATACCACAGAAGTATTTTGAAGCATTAGGATTTAGCAGTGAAGCTGAATGCATTTTGCAAAATAACGCTATTGTCATTCGTCCTATCCGCGAGAACTCAGGAGGCGAATTTTCAGAGCAGATTCTTGCTGATTTAATTGCTCAGGGCTTATCCGGGGAAGAACTTCTTGCAAAGTTTAAGGAGATGAGTAAAAAAATCGCTCCTGCAATGAATAAACTGATTAGCGAGGCGGACAGTATTGCAAAAGGCGAAAAGAGCGGCGCCACTATGTCTGATGTTTTTGGGGCGGAGGACAAATAGATGTACGAAATCCGTTTTACAAGAGCCGCTGAAAATTATCTAAAGAAGGTCAAAGAAAAAGGTCTGAAGAAAGCATTTCAAAGGGCTCTTATAGAAATAAGCAGCGATCCGTACATTGGCGAATTGAAAACAGGTGATTTAGCCGGCGTTTATTTTTATGATGTTTACTACAGCAAAACCAATTACGAGCTTGCTTATAGAATTTATGAGGAAGAAGGTCAAATGGTAGTTGTGATTCTCGCTGGAACACGAGAAAACTTTTATGATGAACTGAAGAGATATATGAAATAATAATTGAAGCCGGCAGGGGTAAAAAAAGACCGGCACACCGGTCAGCCTTACTGAACATACTCTGATGCATATATGTCCGGTTCTTCAACTTCCGGGCATGAATTATATAATTCTTCGGGATCTAATCAACCAACATTTCCTTTATCACGGCTTTTACACTTATAATATCTTCAGCCTCTAGTTGTCCGGCTTCCTTTATAAGCCTGGACTTATCTATGGCTCTGATCTGGTCCAGCACGATCCATCCGGTTCTCCCGTCAAGCTTTGTTTTTACACGAAATGGATAGTTCTTAGATGTGGAGGTTAAAGGGGCAATGATAACAATATCAATATTATGATTCATCTCATTGGGCGATATGACGACGCAAGGCCGGACTTTTTTCATTTCAGAACCCTTTGTAGGGTCAAGATCAGTCCAATAGATTGTATACTGATTTATTACCATTCCCAATCCTCCGCGTCAAGACCAACATCCTCGCTGATAAAAAGTTTGTCGTCGCCATTATTTTTCATGCATTCAAACTTCTTACCCCAACCCTTCCTTGGTTCATCCACCGGTGTAATGATGATCTGGCCATCCTTAACTTCCAGCTCTATTTTTTCGGCAATATTGCATTCCTTTAATATATATGCCGGTATTCGTATGCCTTTGGAGTTCCCGATCTTGATGATCTCAGTCTTCACATATCTCACCCCTTGTAATTACTAAGTAATTACATTATAGCATGCGTTTCTTTCTTCTGCAATATACGAGGTATGAACAACATAATATTCTTTTTCAGGATGGGATTTGTGTAATTGTACATACCGACGCAACGCTCTGTTATTATCTTCACCAAACAACTCAACAAGCTGAATATTTCCTATTATTCTCTTATTACCTTGTGTATAAGCTTC from Bacillota bacterium encodes the following:
- a CDS encoding type II toxin-antitoxin system prevent-host-death family antitoxin; translation: MIVNATEFKNKVGKYLEIVNRQEEVIISRNGKQIAKLIPID
- a CDS encoding AbrB/MazE/SpoVT family DNA-binding domain-containing protein, whose translation is MERKIIRISDKRQITIPQKYFEALGFSSEAECILQNNAIVIRPIRENSGGEFSEQILADLIAQGLSGEELLAKFKEMSKKIAPAMNKLISEADSIAKGEKSGATMSDVFGAEDK
- a CDS encoding type II toxin-antitoxin system RelE/ParE family toxin, producing MYEIRFTRAAENYLKKVKEKGLKKAFQRALIEISSDPYIGELKTGDLAGVYFYDVYYSKTNYELAYRIYEEEGQMVVVILAGTRENFYDELKRYMK
- a CDS encoding type II toxin-antitoxin system PemK/MazF family toxin, translated to MVINQYTIYWTDLDPTKGSEMKKVRPCVVISPNEMNHNIDIVIIAPLTSTSKNYPFRVKTKLDGRTGWIVLDQIRAIDKSRLIKEAGQLEAEDIISVKAVIKEMLVD
- a CDS encoding AbrB/MazE/SpoVT family DNA-binding domain-containing protein; translation: MKTEIIKIGNSKGIRIPAYILKECNIAEKIELEVKDGQIIITPVDEPRKGWGKKFECMKNNGDDKLFISEDVGLDAEDWEW